The window GCCGTCGAGCGACTTGAAGATGCCGCCGCCCATCTTGCCGGGCTCGGGATCGCCGTCGATGCCCAGGTACACGACCTGCGGATCATTCGGGTCCACCGCGAGAGCACGGGGATAGCCGCGGCCCCACATGGTATTTGGCATGAGCACGTAGTTCGGAATGCCCTCGCGGATCACCGTGAAGGTATTGCCATCATCCTCACTGCGGATGATGCTCTGCGGCTTGGCCGTGCTCCAGGGCGAGCAGGTGGAGATGACGCGTGTGCCGCCATTGACGTCATTGACGGCGAGACGCCAGTTATGCCCGCTGAGGTCGTCCGTGTGCTTGAGTGGCCAGAGCTGTTTCCAGGTCTTGCCGTTGTCGGAGCTGACGAGACTTCCCTCATCCATGGCCGAGGCATACACCTTGCCTTTGTGGAAACGGATGTCGGTGATGCAGGAGATATCCGCGCCACGGCAGCGCTCTGTCCAGACGGTTCCGCCATCGGTGCTCAGGCTGGGACGCCAGTTGGCGCTGAGGAAGATCTCGGAGGGATTCAGCGGATTGATGGCGATGTTGGTCGGGGCGCTCAGGCGCGCCGATTTGCCGTCCGCGGAAAGCATGTCCATGGTGGGATTACCGCTGGCCTCATCCAGGTCGATCTTGTTGGAGTATTTCCCCGCGGCGCCGCCCTCGAGGGCCTTTCCACTGGCCTGCCAGGTATTGCCTCCGTCCTCGGAGGAAAGGAAGACGCCCGTCCAGCTGGTCTTGCCGATGGCGCAGACGTTGAGCGGATTCGCCGGGTTCACTGCAATATCAAGCACGTCGAACTTGTCGGGGAAGCTGTCGGAGATTTTCTTCCACGTCGCGCCTCCATCGGTCGACTTCATCACGCCATCGGCAAAGAAGGAGCCGTAAATGATGTCGGGATTTTTCGGATCAAAGGCGGCTGACGATGCCTTGGTGGGAGTCTGAAGTTCCTTCCAGGTCTTGCCTGCATCCTTGCTCATGACCAGCCCGAGGGCGGCAGTGGCTACAACGACCCGCGAGGGATCGCTCGGGGCCACGGCGACGGAGTAAAACGTGGAGGCCGGTGCATCTCCGAGATGAATGTTTCCGGCAGTCTGGAAGGCCTTGACTGCGTCGGGATCTGAGAAATCCGCGAGCGGAACGAGACGCGGTTCACTGCCGCCGCCAGCCGGAGCAAAGGCGAGGTAAAACCGCTTTAGCCGCGCTACCGCCGGAGTGGTCGGGATCGGGCCGGAGCACGTAAGGTCAAATCGCGCGATGGATGCAAAGTCGGGATTCACCGGCTGCGAGGCGGCCTCGGGGTGGGCCTTCAAATACTGCGGATCGTAGACAAAATCCGACGCCTTGAGGACCACGTCGCTCCAGTTGGTATTCTGATAGAGCGTGTTGAGGTTCTTGCTGCGGTAGGCGATGCCGTCCTTGGTCTTCATGATGAAGAACGAGTCCTTCGGCAGAGTGCCGTCGCCTTTGAAGGTGAATCCGATGCCCTGGCTGTTGGCTCCAGATTCTCCCGCGGGGAGTTTTGGCATTAACGTAAGGGCGCCGAAAAAGGCGTTATTCACCTTCCCATACTGCACGCGCAGCACGCCGGGTTCCTCCTCCGGGGTCTTTTCCTCGTAGGCGACCGCCCAGGTCTGCCCGCCATCGGTGCTTTTATAGACTTTTCCCAGCGGGCTGGTCGCGTAGACGTTGCTGCCATTCGACGGGTCGACCGCTACGGAATGGATGCTCTTGTTCTTTTCGCCGGTGATCCGGAGATCGCTCTTGTCGGTGCGCGGGAGCGTCACCCAGGTCTCGCCCGCATCGGTGCTCTTGCAAAGCCCGCCTTCCGTCGCAGCGTAGACGGTGTCGGGATTACGCTGATCGACCGCGAGGGAGAAGACGCCGTACGAGGCGAGCCCGTTGTTGATAAGCTTCCAGTTCAGCCCATGATCCTCGGTCTTGTAAGCTCCGCCGACATCACCGCCCATGTAAATGGTGCCGTCCTTGGCCGGGTGGTAGGCTGCGCAATAGAAGAAGCCGCCTCCGCCCCAGCCGGAATGCTCCCAGGTTGTGGAGGCGCCTGCGGCGTCGGCGGTCTGGGCCCGGCTGTCGACCAGGCCTGCCAGCGGCAGCAGCGCGACGAGCGGGAGGAGTTTGCGGACGAATCGAGAGGGAACGGATTTTCTCATGATGCGAAATATATGGTGAGGTGAAAGGGACGGGGTGAGGAAGATCAGACTTTGGACCAGTCGAAGACGACGCCGGTGTAGAGGTCCTTCTGGTTGGCGAGACCCTCGTAGATCGAGTGGCAGTCGGCCGGGCTGACGAGGTGGGTGAGGAGCGGGGCGGTATTGAGCTTGCCCTGGGACATCATCCGCAGGAGTTGCCGCACGTTGTTCTCGATGGAGTGCTTGCAGAAGCCTGCCGGATCAGCCAATAGCGGATAACGCCACTCCAGGGCACCCTTGACCGTGGTCTCGGCATTGCAGAGATGGAGACCGCTCAGGAACGGCGTGACATCCGCGACATGCGGAGCGCGCGGGCTGCCGAGCAGAACGATTTCGCCAAAGCGGGCGGCCAGCTGCGGGGCGCTTTCCATCGCCACGGACGAAAGCCCGGTGGCCTCGATGACAGCGGCACACATCCTGCCTTCCGTGATGGCGGCTACCTGCGCCTTCATTTCCGGACCAGGAGCGATTGCATGCGGGACGCCACAGGCCTGCGCCTGCTCGCGGCGACGGGCCGACGGGTCAATGCCGATGACCTCGCATCCCGCCAGGCCAAAGAGCTGAGCCGAGAGATTGCCGACGAGGCCGAGACCGATGACCGCTACAAAGTCTCCCAGCTCCGCGTCCGAAGTCCTCGATGCCGCCATGGAAACAGCGGCCATGCGGGCAAACGTGGCCTTCACGGGGTCCAGGCCTTCCGGCACGGGAACGACGACAAACTCGCCGAGGATGTGCTTGGCGTGGCGGCCAAAGGAGAGGACGCGCTGGCCGACTGAGAGATTCTTCACCTCATCCCCGAAAGCCACAACCCGGCCGACCGAACCATAGCCGGGAGAGAATGGCAGCGGCGCCCAGCTTTCCAGGCCGGCCCGGCAGGCCAGCTCGGTGCCTGCGCTCACGATGCTGTATTCGTTTTCAATCAACACGTCAGCCGGACGGCTGATCTCAGGCATGGGAAACTCCTCGAGCTCGGCGAGGCCGGGTGAGGGGAAGATAACGCGAACGGACTGGGTTTTCATTGGATAAAAGGGCGAGGGACGCTCTCAGTACCTGGCGGACTGGGTCGTGATCGGAAAGTCGTCGGTACGGAAGGGCGAGGCTGGAAATCCCTCGGCGTTGTAAAGGTTGCAGGTCGGGTTACTCGACCAGGCGTAGCGCACGGCGACGGGTGACGGTACTTGCGGCGATGAGACAATGACCTCGCCGCCTTCGATCTTTGCGTCGGCCCATTTCCACTTGCGATCCTCGCCGCAGATGGCAAAGCCTTCCAGCTCGGAGGAACTGTTGCGCACGGTCGGGGCTTTTGCTCCCGTCTCGGAATCGACGCTATAGGTCTCCGGCAGGGGCCTGGCGACGAGCCCACCCCCGGTGCCACTAAAGGTGAGGCGGATCTTGTCGCCGTCGACCTTCATCGACTGATAGACCGGGCCGGAGCCGACGATCTTGTGGCCATAGGTGCCGGCGAGAGCGAGCGCGGAGAGGCGTGCGCCGACATCCTTTTTATTGCGGGGGTGAATATTCACCGAATCACCCAGATCGATCAGCACGGCCTCACCGGTATTTGGCAGTGAGAGCGCCAGGGATTGTGCCTCCCGCAGTTCGGCCCAGTTGGAGTCTCCTGGTGCCGTTGGCTTGTCATTCTTGTTGGCGAGCTGGCAGATGTAAAAGGCAAAGTCGCCCTGCCCCCACCGGCTTCGCCAATCAGTGATCATCAGCGGCAGCGCCTTGCGATACTGATAGGCCCGCTCGATGTTGTTCTCTCCCTGGTACCAGATGACGCCTTGGATGGCGTATGGGATCAGGGGATAAATCATGGCATTAAAGAGATGGCTCGGTGCCTGCCAGGAGATCGGTTCCACTCCGGGAGGAGGAGGAAGCGCGGCGCGAGCCTCTGCGCTGAGCGCGGGAAACTGCTGCTCGACGCGTTTCATCCATGACCCCGGAATCGCGGGCCTTCCGATGGTGATATAGGAAACCGAAAGGTCGCTGGCTGGATGAGTGAAGCGGATGGCGAGAGTGGACTCCCCCGGTGCGAGGGCGGAGGTTGGCACGGTGTAGCGCCGCGGGGCGCGGGACTTCGCCGCCTCCTCAAGCGAGAAACGACCGATGGATTTGCCATTCCAGAAGACCTCCTCGATGCCCGCAGTCCCCTCGCCGACAGAGATCAGCAAAGGCCGGGCTGCCTGCTCGGGAGTGATCTCGACCGTGCGGCGCAGCCAGATTGCCCCGGCGTCTCCGAGCTTGCCGGGAACTGTTGCGGGCTGCCAGCTCTCGTCGTCATCGGGCACCGTCCCGGCGGGCTGATCCTGCCGCTGGTTGGCATCCTGCCACTCCGACATGGCCAGCAGGTACTCGCGAATGCGGCGCGAATATGTCCGCAGATCCTCGTCCCGTTTCTCCATGCCAGAGGCGATCTCGGGGTCCGAAAGCAGCGCTTCCTTGCTCGTCCATGTCTCGATCGGAGTGCCTCCCCAGGCGGAAAGGATCATGCCCACCGGAGCCTTGACGCCCTCCTGGATGAACTTTCCAAAATAGTACGCGACAGCGGAGAAGCTGGCGATGGTATCCGGCCCCGCGATCACCCATTTGCCCTGGTATCCCTTGATCGGAATGGCGGACTCGGCCTTGGTCACGACGAACAGACGGAACTGTGAATTGGTCGGAGCAGCCAATTCATTTGCGGCCTCCGGCGTTCTGGCCAGGGTCCACTCCATGTTGGACTGGCCGGAGGCGAGCCAGACCTCGCCGACCAGCACATCCGGGATGGTGACGGTATTTTCGCCCTGCACGACAAGATCAAACGGCCCGGCTGCGCTCTGGCTCAGGTCGAGCGCGACCTGCCAGCGCCCCTTGTCATCCGCGACGGTTCTCGCCACCGTCCCGCCCAGCGAGACTGTAATCTCGCGACCCGCATCGGCCTTGCCCCAGACCGGCACGCGTGCGGCCCTCTGGAGCACGGCGTGCTCGGAGAAAATCGCGGGCAGCTTGACCTCCGCCACGGCCATCGCAGCAGGGAAGGCAAGACCAAGGCATAGCACGATCCAAAATGGTCGTCTCATAAGCATTTCGCAGGGGGAAGTACGGGGTCGGTACGACAGCGGTCGGTCACTCCTTGATCACGCAATCGACGATCGAGAAGCCGGCGACCGGAGGCCCGAAGAACTGGATGCGCACGGCGGAGATGCTGGCCAGTTGATCCTGGTCCGCCAGCCCCTTGAGCGCCTCGGGCAGGCTCATCTTGATGGTATTGCCTGCCTCCGCTGCGCTGATGTCGCTCTTTACGTTAAACTTGCCATGCACGGTCTCGCCCTCCTTTGTGAGAAAGGACAGGGCCACCTGCACCGGCTGCGGCGCGCTTGCGGCCTGCCCCTGCGCGTCCTTGCCGGGTTTGAAGGTGATCTCCAGCATGCCGCTTTCGCGGAGCTTGTCGGTCAGGTCGAGTCCGCTGCCCGGATTGGCCGAGAGCAGGACACCCCCGAATGGCTGGACGCCATTCTGGATGCTCACCTCGAGCACGGTGGCGCGCTTGCCTGCCGCGTCGACCTGGAGGATCGTCGGGCCGGACCAGGACGAGGTCTTCCAGCCATCGGCCAGGCCGCTCTTGGAGGAGTACACCTCAAAGGGGGAAGCCGCGAGAGCCGCGGCGGACAACAACGGGAGGAGAGGCATCATTAAGCTAATGGCGCGAAGTTTCATAAGCGAATCGGGAAGGGGGTGTTCGTTAAGCCAGAAGGAACTCCCATCGCGCACGACATGACAGCCCAAAGTACCCGCGAGAATCGCATTTTCAGAAATTTGTTTAAACAAATCGGTCTTCCACGCACCTGCGCCGGGAATTCTCTTTCGCACCCTGATGCACTGCGTTAATGGTCGCTCAAATGTCCTATGGCGTAATACTGTCGGACTCCGTCCAGACCCTGCGACGCTGGCTGGAATCTTCAAATCTCTCCCCAGGAAACCGACTCCCCTCCGAGCGCGTGCTGGCCCGGGAACTCGGCTTGAAGCACAATGCCATCAATCGCGCAATGTCGCGCCTTTTGGGTGAGGGCGTGGTGCGCCGAGATGGATATAAACTTTTCTACGCTGGCTCGGAGAAGCCGCTGGAGAGCCGCTTCGCCTGCGACCTGGTCATCGCGCGGAGGTCGTTTTTTACCAAGGGCTACATGAAGCTGGCAAAGGAGTTGTGTATCGATCTGCGGATTCACCCGTACGACTCCGGTGGTGAGGCGTTGAGCTATTTCTATCAGCTCGATACACCGGAGACGGAGTGCGTGATATTTGAGCCTCCGCATCTCATGACCGTCTCTCTTTGGGAGCCTGCGGTGAGGAAGCTTCTCTCGCACGACATTCCGGCCATCAGCGTTCGGCAGGCGGCTCCCGGCCTGCCCTGTGTTGATCCCGACTATACACGGGCGGTGGAGCTGGCCGTATCTCATCTCCGGGATAACGGACACCAGGAAATGGGCTTGCTCACGATCTCGCCACGCTCGGAGTCCGCGCGGGAGATCCTGTCCGCCTGGAAATCCCTGAGGCTTCAGAAAGGGCTGGCTGCCACGGCCCGGCGTATCGCCTACTACTCCGACGGGCGCGAGGATGACATCCAGATGATCGTCGAAAAGCTCGACAGCGACTGGCGGGGCGTGTCAACGCTCGTCATCTACGCCGAGCACGATCCCATCGTTCCTCATTTGCTGGAGCGCCTGTCGCGCAAGGGACTGCGTGTGCCGCAGGATCTCGCGGTGGTCTGCATCGGCGACCTGCCTCATCTCGCAGTGACGAATCCTCCGGTCACCACGATCTCCTTTGACGCTCCGCTGATGCAGGAGGTGATCTTTGGCCTGGCGCAAAGGCTCACGCGCAGGCGACAGGATCTCCGCAGCCACTCCTCCGCGCCCAGGATTCGCGTGCAGCCTCATCTCATCCGGAGGGCGTCGACCGATGCTCCCGGTCCCATGCCGGTCCGGACGGCCTCGGCCTCCCGACGCGCTGATGTGTTGACTGCGGATCTGGCTGCGGCGCCGTCCGGTAGTACGGAGGATTTCACCCGGATGCTTAATCGCCGCTATCCGCTGACCTCGAATGCCAATGAATCGCGTTTCGAGCAGATTGATATCGAGGCCTTCGTCAATCGCCCGCTGAATTTTCGCAAGGGGTGGCTTGGCGACCTGCCGTTGACGAACTTTGCCACCGGAAGGCACAAGATCCATGGCGTGCCATTTCAAGTTCTCGGAGGCCATGCGCGCGAGGATTGTGGTGTGATCGTCTTTCGCTCCACGTCCAACAAGACCGGCAATTCGCGAGTCCTGCCATCGCGTCTGCGCATCCCGATCGATACGACCGCGCTGGCCATCTACATCCTGCACGGCTGCGGCTACAGCCGATACCTTTCGCCCTTTGCGCAATATGACTTCTATGCCGGCCGCAGGCACCTCGGCTCCGTGCCGCTCGTTTCGCTGGGCTATCCTCCGCCGGATGGAGATACGCGGAATTTTGAAAAGGAGGCGATGAAGGCCAATATCCAGGACTGGTGGTCGGACTTTCCGCATCTCGACTTTCCCCACGCCTGGAGAGCCCCGGTGATGGAGGGAAAGACCGAGTATCTCGATCGCAACGTCTATCTCTATACGCTGGAATGGAGGAATCCTTTCCCGGGTCGCACGATCACTCACATGGAGATCGCAGTCGATGCGGAGAAGCCTACCACGCTCGGCGTGCTGGCCGTCTCCGCGCTCCGGCCGGAACCGGAAGAGGACTGACTGTTTGCCAAGTCGTACGGGGAGGGATGGCGAGTTTGTTCGAACACTCGGCTGAGAGACTGCGGCCGGAGTCTTGTTTAGGATTTCAGCATGGGGAGAGGCGCTCGCAGAATGCAGGGAGATGTCCGCTCTTGGTTATGCAGCTCCCGCTGGTCGTCTCGACCATGCCCTTCTCGCTCCCTCCCTGACTCAGGCCGCGCTGCGCAAAGAGGGCCGGGAGTTGCGTCCCTATCCCGTCGCAAGGGTTTGCATCGAGCCGCATGCCGTCGGGCTGGCCGCGGGGGAGCGGGCGCTTCTCGACGGTGCACGCCAGGTGGACATGGTGAGCCGTCTCGCCGTCCGGCCCTCGATTCACCTTCGTTCGGAAATCGACCATTTTCTCACCCTATACCCATGAATCCCCTGGCCCATTTTTACCCCTCCTCGCTGCCTCGCTCCACTCACTTCCGCGCCACGGCCCAGGGGGTGGAGCTCGATGTGCTCGCTCATCCGTCTGCGGATCACACCTCTTTTGAATGCGACGGCCCGGTGACGATGGAGATCGCTTGCAGCGAGTCCCCCTCCGATGTGAAGGTGCGCCCGCTCCGCCTCGGCATCGAACCGCGCGTCGAGGGGAATCGTATCCGCTTCGTTGCCCCGGGTCCCCAGGCACTCCAGGTCGAGGTCGATGGTTGCAACCTGCTGTACGTGTATGCACTCGCCCCGGCCCGTCCGGCGCCGCAGGGTCCCGATGTGCGTGTCTTCCGGAGCGGTGCCGTGCATGAGGCCGGGCTGGTCGTGCTCAGGGATGGCGAAACCTGCTGGATCGAGGCGGGTGCCGTGGTGCGTGGCAGCATTCGCGCTGCAAATGGCTCGGGATTTCACATCGGCGGCTACGGCATACTCGATGGCGGATACTGGCCGGAGCACGAGGGCCGCTGCCGCAAGTCCATTGTCCTGGACCATTGCAGCGACTCAGTGGTTGAGGACATTCTCATGCTGGGTCCCACCAGCTGGATGCTGGTCCTCGGCGCGAGCGAGGATATCACGGTCGAGGGCATCCGCCAGATCGCCGGCGACATGAGCTCCGATGGCATCGATATCGCAGGTTCGCGCAGGGTGCGCATCTCCGGCTGCTGCCTGCATAACGGCGACGACAACATCGCCATCAAGGCGATCTGCAACAAGTCCGGGCAGGACGAGCGCGTTCCCCTCGGGTTCCCAGACGAGGACTGGGACCACACGGTCGAGGATGTCGTCGTAAGCGGATGCATGCTTTATAATACGCATGGCGGCTCCGCGATGGAGATCGGCTACGAGACGATCACCGAACATATTCGCAACATCCGGTTTGAGAATATCGACGTCCTGGCGGTCCATCAGTTCGGCTCGGTCTTCGGCATTCACAATGGCGATCGCGCCCGGGTTGAGAATGTCGTCTGGGATGACATCCGCATCGAGCATCACTTTGATACTCTGATCGATTTCCGCGTCCTCCGCTCGCGGTGGAACGTCGACGCCGAGCGCGGCTTTGTCCGCAACATCCAGATCCGCAATGTCGACGCCCTGCAAAGCGTTCACAATCCCGGCTACACCGTTAGCATTATCAGCGGGTACGACGCAGACCACCCGGTCACAGGGGTGGCGGTGGAGAACTTCGTGCTCGGCGGAAAACTGGTGCGCAGCGCCGATGATCTCGATCTCGTCACCCGCCACGCGCACGGGATCACCTTTCACGCCCAGCCTCCGACGCCATCCGCACCTCGCGCGAGCGAACTCCTCGCCA of the Terrimicrobium sacchariphilum genome contains:
- a CDS encoding glycosyl hydrolase family 28 protein, translating into MNPLAHFYPSSLPRSTHFRATAQGVELDVLAHPSADHTSFECDGPVTMEIACSESPSDVKVRPLRLGIEPRVEGNRIRFVAPGPQALQVEVDGCNLLYVYALAPARPAPQGPDVRVFRSGAVHEAGLVVLRDGETCWIEAGAVVRGSIRAANGSGFHIGGYGILDGGYWPEHEGRCRKSIVLDHCSDSVVEDILMLGPTSWMLVLGASEDITVEGIRQIAGDMSSDGIDIAGSRRVRISGCCLHNGDDNIAIKAICNKSGQDERVPLGFPDEDWDHTVEDVVVSGCMLYNTHGGSAMEIGYETITEHIRNIRFENIDVLAVHQFGSVFGIHNGDRARVENVVWDDIRIEHHFDTLIDFRVLRSRWNVDAERGFVRNIQIRNVDALQSVHNPGYTVSIISGYDADHPVTGVAVENFVLGGKLVRSADDLDLVTRHAHGITFHAQPPTPSAPRASELLATP
- a CDS encoding sialate O-acetylesterase, producing MRRPFWIVLCLGLAFPAAMAVAEVKLPAIFSEHAVLQRAARVPVWGKADAGREITVSLGGTVARTVADDKGRWQVALDLSQSAAGPFDLVVQGENTVTIPDVLVGEVWLASGQSNMEWTLARTPEAANELAAPTNSQFRLFVVTKAESAIPIKGYQGKWVIAGPDTIASFSAVAYYFGKFIQEGVKAPVGMILSAWGGTPIETWTSKEALLSDPEIASGMEKRDEDLRTYSRRIREYLLAMSEWQDANQRQDQPAGTVPDDDESWQPATVPGKLGDAGAIWLRRTVEITPEQAARPLLISVGEGTAGIEEVFWNGKSIGRFSLEEAAKSRAPRRYTVPTSALAPGESTLAIRFTHPASDLSVSYITIGRPAIPGSWMKRVEQQFPALSAEARAALPPPPGVEPISWQAPSHLFNAMIYPLIPYAIQGVIWYQGENNIERAYQYRKALPLMITDWRSRWGQGDFAFYICQLANKNDKPTAPGDSNWAELREAQSLALSLPNTGEAVLIDLGDSVNIHPRNKKDVGARLSALALAGTYGHKIVGSGPVYQSMKVDGDKIRLTFSGTGGGLVARPLPETYSVDSETGAKAPTVRNSSSELEGFAICGEDRKWKWADAKIEGGEVIVSSPQVPSPVAVRYAWSSNPTCNLYNAEGFPASPFRTDDFPITTQSARY
- a CDS encoding WD40/YVTN/BNR-like repeat-containing protein → MRKSVPSRFVRKLLPLVALLPLAGLVDSRAQTADAAGASTTWEHSGWGGGGFFYCAAYHPAKDGTIYMGGDVGGAYKTEDHGLNWKLINNGLASYGVFSLAVDQRNPDTVYAATEGGLCKSTDAGETWVTLPRTDKSDLRITGEKNKSIHSVAVDPSNGSNVYATSPLGKVYKSTDGGQTWAVAYEEKTPEEEPGVLRVQYGKVNNAFFGALTLMPKLPAGESGANSQGIGFTFKGDGTLPKDSFFIMKTKDGIAYRSKNLNTLYQNTNWSDVVLKASDFVYDPQYLKAHPEAASQPVNPDFASIARFDLTCSGPIPTTPAVARLKRFYLAFAPAGGGSEPRLVPLADFSDPDAVKAFQTAGNIHLGDAPASTFYSVAVAPSDPSRVVVATAALGLVMSKDAGKTWKELQTPTKASSAAFDPKNPDIIYGSFFADGVMKSTDGGATWKKISDSFPDKFDVLDIAVNPANPLNVCAIGKTSWTGVFLSSEDGGNTWQASGKALEGGAAGKYSNKIDLDEASGNPTMDMLSADGKSARLSAPTNIAINPLNPSEIFLSANWRPSLSTDGGTVWTERCRGADISCITDIRFHKGKVYASAMDEGSLVSSDNGKTWKQLWPLKHTDDLSGHNWRLAVNDVNGGTRVISTCSPWSTAKPQSIIRSEDDGNTFTVIREGIPNYVLMPNTMWGRGYPRALAVDPNDPQVVYLGIDGDPEPGKMGGGIFKSLDGGATWKQLTSQPTGRRMYNGLAVDPTDSNRVFWGACGNGGGVWRSNDGGESWEQVFRNEVFVWNVVVATDGTIYCSGEQLWRSKDQGKTWTRITNFPEKPRAMVGIEVHPTNPNIIWVSRTNWGNLRLGSIHKTTDGGDTWTDITGNIPYVGPQTLRFNPETNELWAGWAGMFKTKQ
- a CDS encoding zinc-dependent alcohol dehydrogenase, with translation MKTQSVRVIFPSPGLAELEEFPMPEISRPADVLIENEYSIVSAGTELACRAGLESWAPLPFSPGYGSVGRVVAFGDEVKNLSVGQRVLSFGRHAKHILGEFVVVPVPEGLDPVKATFARMAAVSMAASRTSDAELGDFVAVIGLGLVGNLSAQLFGLAGCEVIGIDPSARRREQAQACGVPHAIAPGPEMKAQVAAITEGRMCAAVIEATGLSSVAMESAPQLAARFGEIVLLGSPRAPHVADVTPFLSGLHLCNAETTVKGALEWRYPLLADPAGFCKHSIENNVRQLLRMMSQGKLNTAPLLTHLVSPADCHSIYEGLANQKDLYTGVVFDWSKV
- a CDS encoding substrate-binding domain-containing protein; the encoded protein is MVAQMSYGVILSDSVQTLRRWLESSNLSPGNRLPSERVLARELGLKHNAINRAMSRLLGEGVVRRDGYKLFYAGSEKPLESRFACDLVIARRSFFTKGYMKLAKELCIDLRIHPYDSGGEALSYFYQLDTPETECVIFEPPHLMTVSLWEPAVRKLLSHDIPAISVRQAAPGLPCVDPDYTRAVELAVSHLRDNGHQEMGLLTISPRSESAREILSAWKSLRLQKGLAATARRIAYYSDGREDDIQMIVEKLDSDWRGVSTLVIYAEHDPIVPHLLERLSRKGLRVPQDLAVVCIGDLPHLAVTNPPVTTISFDAPLMQEVIFGLAQRLTRRRQDLRSHSSAPRIRVQPHLIRRASTDAPGPMPVRTASASRRADVLTADLAAAPSGSTEDFTRMLNRRYPLTSNANESRFEQIDIEAFVNRPLNFRKGWLGDLPLTNFATGRHKIHGVPFQVLGGHAREDCGVIVFRSTSNKTGNSRVLPSRLRIPIDTTALAIYILHGCGYSRYLSPFAQYDFYAGRRHLGSVPLVSLGYPPPDGDTRNFEKEAMKANIQDWWSDFPHLDFPHAWRAPVMEGKTEYLDRNVYLYTLEWRNPFPGRTITHMEIAVDAEKPTTLGVLAVSALRPEPEED